In Kordiimonas sp. SCSIO 12610, the sequence ATTAAGCGGAAATATATCTTCACAAGATAGGTACGTTGGTAATGGTGATGTAATATTTGTACCCGAAACAAAGTATTTTTATATCTATGGTGAAGTGCGGAATCCTGGCAGGTACCGCTTTCAGCAAGGTTTAACCTTGGAGCAAGGTCTTGCAATTGCTGGAGGTACAACTGAGCTTGGTTCGCGTAATGGCATAAAACGTAGGGAAGTTGAAAAAAACAAACCGAAGTTAAGAGGGGCGGATCTCTCGGAGGTTATTAAGGTTGGTGATGTCTTTTACATTCCGCAAAGATTATTTTAAGCAATTAACGAAAAATAAAATATGAAAGCTTTAGTGATACTACTATTAAGTATTTTGGCGAAAGGACGCTTCAAATGAGTTTGATGCAAGTTTTTGGAATTTTGAAAGCACGTTTTTACGTTATTCTTATAACGATTGCATTCGCGACTGTAACTGCATTTGCCGTTGTGTCCTTTCTCCCGAAGCAATATCGAGCGGTTTCTACTGTTTTGTTAGATAGTTCTACGCCTGACCCCGTGACAGGCTTGGTTATGTCCGCGGGATCAATGCGCACACATGTTCGGACGCAGATACGCCTTATTAAATCAGAGAGGGTGGCGCGAAAGGTTGTCCGCGATTTAGGGCTTACGCGATCCACCTTTTTCCTTAATGAATTTGCTCAAACTGATAAACGTCAGGAAGATTTGGAATATTGGATAAGTAGACGAATTATTGGTAATTTAGATGTTGCTAATGTTGGCGTAAGTGAAATTATTGCGATTAGTTACACGGGTACTTCACCTAATATTGCGGCTCAGCTTGCGAATGCTTTTGTTGATGCGTACATCAGCATTGATCTTGATTTACGTGTTGAGCCAGCTAAACGAAATTCACAGTGGTTTGCGAGTCAGCTTAATATCCTTCAACAAAATCTAAACAATGCACAACGTCGGTTGACTGATTTTCAGCAGGCCAGGGGCATTTTGGACGTTTCTGATGATGTAGATGCCGAAAATACGAAGTTGGTTGATTTAACTCAGCGTTATACTGCGTCATTATCTGATATTAGTGAAGCCAAGACATTATATGCTCAACTAGAAGCATTTGACGAAGCTGGTGGAAAAGGTGATGAACTTCCAGAGTTTTTAACCAATGGAAGATTACAGCAGTGGCGTGATGAGTATACGAAACTTGCAGGTGCTCTCGCAGAGCGTTCAGAACAATTAGGCGATAACCACCCAGAGATTTTAGCTATAAAAGCTCGTAAGGATGTAGCCCAAGCGCAGATTGTTGAAGAGATTAAAAAATTGAGATCGTCACTAGCTGCACGTGTACGTATTGCAGAAGAAAAGTCAGCTGTCTTGGAAGGCGAACTTAATCAGCAAAAGAGCAATATGTTGTCTCTTAGAAAAGATAAAGATCAACTAGACTTGCTACGCCGCGAAGTGGATATTAGGAAAGCTGAATATGATGACGCATTCCGGCGAGCTGGTACTCTTCGTTTGGAAGGTGACTTAGGACAAACTGGTGTCGTTGTAATGGAAGAGGCGATTCCGCCACTTGAACACGCTTTCCCACAAAAGACATTGTCTCTAGCTTTGGCTCTAGGGGCAGGAACTGTGCTTGGCGTCGCTTTATCATTCCTTCTTGAGATGATTGATCGTCGCGTCCGATCACATAAAGATTTAGAGCAAATTACAGGTAAGCCAGTTCTGACGGTTTTGGTTGCGGGCAAGTCATCGTCCTCTAGATGGCCTAAATTAATTTCTAGAAGAAAAAAGAAAGCTCCGAAGGCAATAAAAGAGTTACCTGCTGCAGCGGAATAGAGATATTATAAATGAATAAAAATATTGAAAATATTGGCCGTAGTCACTCTGAAGGCCAATGGGACAATAATAAAATCGGTCAAATTTTACTGGGCTTGGGTAAATTGAACGAGGAGCAAGTTCAAGATATTTTGGCTTTGCAAGACAGTCAGGATTTATCCTTTGGTGCTGCTGCGCAGAAGCTCAATCTGGTATCTACACAAGATATCGACGAAGCGATTGCACAACAATTTAATTACGCGATCTTGGCCCCTGGAGCCGACAGTTTTTCTGATGAATTGCATGTTGCATACAAGCCGTTTGGCGATGAAGCCGAAGCAATTCGTGCGCTTAGAAGCCAGCTTTTGCTGGGTTGTTTGGAGCAAGGTAGACGCGCAATCGCTGTTATGTCGCCGAATAAGAATTCTGGAACGAGTTATCTGACGGCTAATTTAGCAATTTCATTTGCGCAGTTAGGCTTAAAGGCATGTTTGATTGATGCAAACCTTCGTACGCCAAGGGTTGCGAATATTTTTGGTTTGAAAGAGAGGACACCGGGACTTAGTGATGTACTTCTGGGGCAGCACGGTGTTGAAGAGGTTATTTTACGTAACCTCTTCCCTAATCTGGGTGTGATTCCCTCAGGGCGTAAACCACCTAACCCACAAGAGTTATTAGGTCGGCATGAGTTAGTGTGGATGCTTTCGCAGCTTTTGAGTGACTTTGATGTTATCCTTTTTGATACACCTTCAATGAACACTACTGCCGATGCTCGGACTGTGGCTGCCCGAGTAGGAACAGCCCTTCTTGTTGCCCGTCAGCACAAAACATTGGCTCAGGATATCGAAGCTGCAACGAACGAGTTAAATGCTGGCGATATTGAGTTAGTTGGTACTGTATTAAACAGATACTAATGGGGGATAGTGTGGCAGACAATACAAACACTCG encodes:
- a CDS encoding Wzz/FepE/Etk N-terminal domain-containing protein gives rise to the protein MSLMQVFGILKARFYVILITIAFATVTAFAVVSFLPKQYRAVSTVLLDSSTPDPVTGLVMSAGSMRTHVRTQIRLIKSERVARKVVRDLGLTRSTFFLNEFAQTDKRQEDLEYWISRRIIGNLDVANVGVSEIIAISYTGTSPNIAAQLANAFVDAYISIDLDLRVEPAKRNSQWFASQLNILQQNLNNAQRRLTDFQQARGILDVSDDVDAENTKLVDLTQRYTASLSDISEAKTLYAQLEAFDEAGGKGDELPEFLTNGRLQQWRDEYTKLAGALAERSEQLGDNHPEILAIKARKDVAQAQIVEEIKKLRSSLAARVRIAEEKSAVLEGELNQQKSNMLSLRKDKDQLDLLRREVDIRKAEYDDAFRRAGTLRLEGDLGQTGVVVMEEAIPPLEHAFPQKTLSLALALGAGTVLGVALSFLLEMIDRRVRSHKDLEQITGKPVLTVLVAGKSSSSRWPKLISRRKKKAPKAIKELPAAAE
- a CDS encoding polysaccharide biosynthesis tyrosine autokinase, with the protein product MNKNIENIGRSHSEGQWDNNKIGQILLGLGKLNEEQVQDILALQDSQDLSFGAAAQKLNLVSTQDIDEAIAQQFNYAILAPGADSFSDELHVAYKPFGDEAEAIRALRSQLLLGCLEQGRRAIAVMSPNKNSGTSYLTANLAISFAQLGLKACLIDANLRTPRVANIFGLKERTPGLSDVLLGQHGVEEVILRNLFPNLGVIPSGRKPPNPQELLGRHELVWMLSQLLSDFDVILFDTPSMNTTADARTVAARVGTALLVARQHKTLAQDIEAATNELNAGDIELVGTVLNRY